A single genomic interval of Antechinus flavipes isolate AdamAnt ecotype Samford, QLD, Australia chromosome 1, AdamAnt_v2, whole genome shotgun sequence harbors:
- the LOC127545448 gene encoding collagen alpha-5(IV) chain-like produces MNFAIKFKDLLNLAIGDPERGVVNSSVLYILLQSIIEHLKLEEQMKVLPGSEEDYLSSTFTLEKLTKALPGSGGDSLPSSPIQLKSEKKSEEREENKVYHIQFDSIKIFDQRLSAMEKQMAFLDALPSTEQLLESSHFLKTPAKDMWQMLKLKKKVEGNEEGMTKAMDTLQDLLTIICGLQADTDFFKTKLEEMKEKMDKIIPEEISKNLQEMENQHEQIKNLQFDMEDVKNKLLSFPERSDIMQWTTLHDAMYSQADTNETSEKAGAGTPEVASEVIPKEATSKIAPEVISKVDPKVTSILAHGVTSEVTSEEAPKTSETSALPVKTAKLRPDTKSQTLSAPLNALGKALNAVGITVSRETLNSLSIAIDPNILSALGISTDPNTLAAMGIKPVPGAGFSTDQSSIGALFASPPGSSLTGPAGPSFPRPTGPSLARSIGPSFPGSTGLSFPRPTGQSLQPFPGPTDPSSTGSTGPSFPGSTGPSSTRSTGPSFTGLIGSSFPGPIGPSFTGATDSSFPEFTDALSTGPTGPSFPGFTVPSSTGPHGPPLPGPTGPSFPGPTGPSFPGPHGPPFPGPHGPPLHGPSGPLFPGPTGQSFPGPPGPSFPALTGQSFPSTTGPSSTGPIGPLFSGPTGSFSETTGPTEPAGPSFPGPTSQSFPGPTGQSFPRPIGPSFPGPTGQSFPGPPGPSFPGLTGQSFPSTTGPSSTGSIGPLFSGPTGSFSKTTGPTKAAGSSFPGPIGPTFPRPTGQSFTGPTGPLFSGSTGPSSTEPTGPSFPGPTGSSFPGSTSPSSIEPAGSSFPGPIGPPFPGPAGPSFPGPAGPSFPGPTGPSSTEPIGPSFTRPTGPVFPGPTGPSSTGPTGPSFPGPTGPSFPGPTGPSFSGSTGPSSTEPTGPSFPGPTGSSFLGSTSPSSIEPAGSSFPGPIGPPFPGPAGPSFPGPAGPSFPGPTGPSSTEPIGPSFTRPIGPVFPGPTGPSSTGPTDPSFPGPTGPSFPEPTGLSFLGPTGRLSTGPTGPSYTRPTGPSFPGLTGPSSTGLTGPSFPGSTGQPFLGTTGPSFPGSSGPSFPGLTGPSSTGPTGQSFPGLTGPSFTRSTAPSLHVPTGPSFTQPTGPFSTSPSGPLFPAPTGPSSIGSTGPSFPGPTGRSFPGLAEPSFTRPTAPSLRVPTGPSFTQPTGPFSTRAGPLFPAPTGSPSIGPICPSLTSPSLLPSPSFTAKPLAVPPGFTWNPSSFLAALGIIPDEATLNELGIDPNADSLTSLGLVVDPSTLVALAILTGKGFPSRLYPSALFSTLPEASDLTTGKAPTQGPERMLSSTKFFKQLPPDQPLSVQGKRQTAKKSVGCLINLPMECDSLKEQLAKLDDKVQQLANQIANLQFQSSLGLVPRLETEMNLLQDKIHTLQELGQKSTTCEKHLLRVEEQCSLLEKIIEALQDKVEDIKGLKLAVQQLEKEKADKIWMEEQMREKADKSALAFKANQEDLELAKVHLNDMMFDILQKISIHEKDWHKVLEKLFFDMDSKVRNFSFERVKPAGLRLAEADIVTFPGN; encoded by the exons ATGAACTTTGCCATTAAATTCAAGGATCTTTTGAACCTCGCAATAGGTGACCCAGAGAGAGGGGTGGTGAATTCCAGTGTCCTGTACATCTTGTTGCAGAGCATCATAGAACACCTCAAGCTGGAAGAGCAGATGAAGGTTCTTCCAGGGAGTGAGGAGGACTACCTTTCATCTACTTTCACCTTGGAAAAGCTGACGAAGGCTCTTCCGGGAAGTGGGGGGGATTCCCTTCCATCTAGCCCCATCCAGCTTAAGTCTGAGAAGAAgtcagaggagagagaagagaataaagtaTACCATATACAATTTGATAGCATCAAAATCTTTGACCAACGATTATCTGCAATGGAAAAACAGATGGCCTTTCTGGATGCATTGCCCTCCACTGAGCAGCTGCTGGAAAGCAGTCATTTTTTGAAAACACCAGCCAAAGATATGTGGCAGATGTTGAAGCTCAAAAAAAAGGTAGAGGGGAATGAAGAAGGAATGACAAAG GCTATGGACACACTACAGGATCTGCTCACCATTATTTGTGGTCTTCAGGCAGATACTGATTTCTTCAAGACCAAactggaagaaatgaaggaaaagatggaCAAG ATCATTCCAGAAGAAATAAGTAAAAACTtacaagaaatggaaaatcaacATGAACAGATCAAAAATCTTCAGTTTGACATG GAAGACGTCAAGAATAAGCTTCTCTCCTTTCCTGAAAGAAGTGATATCATGCAGTGGACTACCTTACATGATGCCATGTATTCTCAA GCTGACACCAATGAGACTTCTGAGAAGGCTGGGGCTGGGACCCCTGAAGTCGCCTCTGAAGTTATCCCTAAAGAGGCTACTTCTAAAATTGCCCCTGAAGTTATCTCTAAAGTTGACCCTAAAGTTACTTCTATACTTGCCCATGGAGTTACCTCTGAAGTTACATCTGAAGAAGCTCCTAAAACTTCAGAGACTAGTGCCCTACCTGTGAAGACTGCCAAACTAAGACCAGATACTAAATCACAAACATTAAGTGCCCCACTGAATGCTCTTGGTAAGGCCCTTAATGCTGTGGGCATCACTGTTAGTAGAGAAACTCTAAATTCCTTGAGCATTGCCATTGATCCAAACATCCTCTCTGCCTTGGGCATCAGCACTGATCCAAATACCCTTGCTGCTATGGGCATCAAACCTGTCCCAGGTGCTGGCTTTAGTACTGACCAATCATCCATTGGTGCATTATTCGCCAGCCCCCCTGGTTCATCACTGACTGGCCCTGCTGGTCCATCATTCCCCAGACCCACTGGCCCATCACTTGCCAGATCCATTGGCCCATCATTCCCTGGATCCACTGGCCTGTCATTCCCTAGACCCACTGGTCAATCCTTACAACCATTCCCTGGACCCACTGACCCATCATCTACTGGATCCACTGGCCCATCATTCCCTGGATCCACTGGCCCATCATCTACTAGATCCACTGGCCCATCATTCACTGGACTCATTGGCTCATCATTCCCTGGACCCATTGGCCCATCATTCACTGGAGCCACTGACTCATCATTCCCTGAATTCACTGACGCATTATCCACTGGCCCTACTGGCCCATCATTCCCTGGATTCACCGTGCCATCATCCACTGGACCCCATGGCCCACCACTCCCTGGCCCCACTGGCCCATCATTCCCTGGACCCACTGGACCATCATTTCCTGGACCCCATGGCCCACCATTCCCTGGACCCCATGGCCCACCACTTCATGGCCCCTCTGGCCCATTATTCCCTGGCCCCACTGGCCAATCCTTCCCTGGACCCCCTGGCCCATCATTCCCTGCACTCACTGGCCAATCATTCCCCAGTACCACTGGTCCATCATCTACTGGACCCATTGGCCCATTATTCTCTGGACCCACTGGCTCATTCTCTGAAACCACTGGCCCTACCGAACCTGCTGGCCCATCATTCCCTGGACCCACTAGCCAATCATTCCCTGGACCTACTGGCCAATCCTTCCCTAGACCTATTGGCCCATCATTCCCTGGCCCCACTGGCCAATCCTTCCCTGGACCTCCTGGCCCATCATTCCCTGGACTCACTGGCCAATCATTCCCCAGTACCACTGGTCCATCATCTACTGGATCCATTGGCCCATTATTCTCTGGACCCACTGGCTCATTCTCTAAAACCACTGGCCCTACCAAAGCTGCTGGCTCATCATTCCCTGGACCCATTGGTCCAACATTCCCTAGACCTACTGGCCAATCATTCACTGGACCCACTGGCCCATTATTCTCTGGATCTACTGGTCCATCATCCACTGAACCTACTGGCCCATCATTTCCTGGCCCTACCGGCTCATCATTCCCTGGATCTACTAGCCCATCATCTATCGAACCTGCTGGCTCATCATTCCCTGGACCCATTGGCCCACCATTCCCTGGACCTGCTGGACCATCATTCCCAGGACCTGCTGGCCCATCATTCCCTGGACCTACCGGCCCATCATCCACTGAACCTATTGGCCCATCATTCACCAGACCCACTGGCCCAGTATTCCCTGGACCCACTGGACCATCATCTACCGGACCCACTGGTCCATCATTCCCTGGACCCACTGGCCCATCATTCCCTGGCCCCACTGGCCCATCATTCTCTGGATCTACTGGTCCATCATCCACTGAACCTACTGGCCCATCATTTCCTGGCCCTACCGGCTCATCATTCCTTGGATCTACTAGCCCATCATCTATCGAACCTGCTGGCTCATCATTCCCTGGACCCATTGGCCCACCATTCCCTGGACCTGCTGGACCATCATTCCCAGGACCTGCTGGCCCATCATTCCCTGGACCTACTGGCCCATCATCCACTGAACCTATTGGCCCATCATTCACCAGACCCATTGGCCCAGTATTCCCTGGACCTACTGGACCATCATCCACTGGACCCACTGATCCATCATTCCCTGGACCCACTGGCCCATCATTCCCTGAACCCACTGGCCTATCATTCCTTGGCCCCACTGGCCGATTATCCACTGGCCCCACTGGTCCATCATACACTAGACCCACTGGTCCATCATTCCCTGGACTCACTGGACCATCATCCACTGGCCTCACTGGCCCATCATTTCCTGGATCCACTGGCCAACCATTCCTTGGAACCACTGGTCCGTCATTCCCTGGATCCAGTGGTCCATCATTCCCTGGACTCACTGGACCATCATCCACTGGACCCACTGGCCAGTCATTCCCTGGACTCACTGGACCATCATTCACCAGATCCACTGCCCCATCACTTCATGTTCCCACTGGCCCATCATTCACTCAACCCACTGGCCCATTTTCCACCAGCCCTAGTGGCCCATTATTCCCTGCACCCACTGGTCCATCATCTATTGGATCCACTGGTCCATCATTCCCTGGACCCACTGGCCGGTCATTCCCTGGACTCGCTGAACCATCATTCACCAGACCTACTGCCCCATCACTTCGTGTTCCCACTGGCCCATCATTCACTCAACCCACTGGCCCATTTTCCACTAGGGCTGGCCCATTATTCCCTGCACCCACTGGTTCACCATCCATTGGTCCCATTTGTCCATCACTCACTAGCCCATCATTACTCCCTAGTCCCTCATTCACTGCAAAACCATTGGCTGTTCCCCCAGGCTTCACTTGGAATCCTTCATCTTTCCTTGCTGCTTTGGGTATCATCCCTGATGAAGCCACCCTTAATGAATTGGGCATTGATCCTAATGCAGACAGCCTCACTTCTTTGGGTTTAGTGGTTGATCCATCCACCCTTGTTGCATTAGCAATCCTCACTGGCAAAGGCTTTCCCTCTCGCCTTTATCCCTCAGCTTTATTTTCAACTTTGCCAGAGGCCTCAGATCTCACCACTGGCAAGGCTCCCACTCAGGGGCCCGAAAGAATGTTATCTTCAACCAAATTTTTTAAGCAGCTACCACCAGATCAACCTTTGAGTGTACAGGGAAAAAGACAAACTGCAAAGAAGTCTGTGGGATGCTTGATCAATTTACCAATGGAATGCGATAGCCTAAAGGAGCAATTGGCCAAGTTGGACGATAAGGTACAGCAGCTTGCTAACCAAATAG CAAATCTTCAGTTTCAAAGTTCTCTTGGACTCGTACCCCGGCTAGAGACTGAGATGAACTTACTGCAGGACAAGATACATACGCTCCAGGAATTAGGACAAAAG agTACAACTTGTGAGAAGCATTTGCTAAGGGTGGAGGAACAATGTAGTCTGCTGGAAAAGATCATTGAAGCTCTGCAAGATAAAGTGGAAGATATTAAG